The nucleotide window GCTCGAGCGCGGCCAGCATGTCGAAGCGGCTCGGCCCGGCGCCGCCGCCGCAGTGGCCCATGCCCGGCGCCATGAAGAGGCGGAACGAGTCGTGGACCTCGTTGCGGCTGCCGACCGTATCGATGACGCGGTTGTAGTACTGCGTCACGTTGGCCGGCGAGATCTGCGGGTCGCTCCAGCCGTGGTAGGAGAGGAGCTTGCCGCCGCTCTCGAAGAACGGCTTCAGGTTCGGGTCGAGCGCGTTGAGGGTGTCGTTGTCCCGATCCTCGGCGAGCACGATGTCCGTCTCGAAGTTGAACTGGTCGACGGTCCACTCCGGATCGGCGAACGTGAGATAGCGGAACTGCTCGACCCCGGTCGACCGTGCGGAGTTGGTCCAGCCGAAGTCGGTCCAGCCGAGCTCGCTGCCCGGGAGCAGACCGGTAATGGGACGCCCCGTCTTCGGGTTTTCGGGGGACGAGTAGAGCATCCGTACCGTGCTGACCTGGGCCGCGGACAGACACGACTCGTCGCCGGCGTCCTCGCAGAGCAGCGTGCCCGGATCGAAGTCGCAGCGCTCGGGGTCGCCCACCACGCCGTCCTCGACGCCGTCACTGGCGTCGCAGGCGGCGAGCACCGCGTCGTGCACGAGCTGCCGGTCGGCAGCGAGGAGCCGCATCGACTCGTCGGCTTCCAGCGGCTTCGCCACGCGGAGCGAGCCTCCCGCGCGGCCGGTCCAGTCGAGGCCCGGCGCGCCGGCGATGATGCCGTCGAAGACCTCCGGGAAGCGCTGCGCCGCCTTCATCGCCTGCCGTCCGCCGGCCGAGCAGCCGTTCCAGTAGGAGTAGCGCGGCGCCTCGTTGTAGTGCGCCTCGATGGCGGCCTTGGAGACGACGGTCATCTCGTGGATCGAGCGGTAGCCGAAGTCGATGACCTTCTCGGGGTGGCCGAGGCCGAAGCTGGCCGTGTTGCCGACGTGGCCGGTGTCGGTGGAGCTGCTGGCGTAGCCGAGCGCGACCGCCGCGGCCATGTTGCCGTGGCGGATGGAGCCGGTGAACGCGCCGTTGCCCACCGCCTGGTACTTGCCGTTCCAGCCCTCGGCCGGCAGCCAGACCTCGACCTTGATGTCCGAGTCGTCGGACGGCGTCAGCGTGGCCGACACGCGGCAGAAGGCCGGCAGACCGGCGTAGACAGCCATCTGCGCGGGGCGCCCGCCGCCCGGCGGGGTGAACCCGCCCGCCCCGACCAGCTCCGCGCCGGTGAT belongs to Acidobacteriota bacterium and includes:
- a CDS encoding tannase/feruloyl esterase family alpha/beta hydrolase; translation: MKRVIAATVGVGIAVVGIVLTHGDSQELVAAQAAQAAACDRVMALSLPNTTITGAELVGAGGFTPPGGGRPAQMAVYAGLPAFCRVSATLTPSDDSDIKVEVWLPAEGWNGKYQAVGNGAFTGSIRHGNMAAAVALGYASSSTDTGHVGNTASFGLGHPEKVIDFGYRSIHEMTVVSKAAIEAHYNEAPRYSYWNGCSAGGRQAMKAAQRFPEVFDGIIAGAPGLDWTGRAGGSLRVAKPLEADESMRLLAADRQLVHDAVLAACDASDGVEDGVVGDPERCDFDPGTLLCEDAGDESCLSAAQVSTVRMLYSSPENPKTGRPITGLLPGSELGWTDFGWTNSARSTGVEQFRYLTFADPEWTVDQFNFETDIVLAEDRDNDTLNALDPNLKPFFESGGKLLSYHGWSDPQISPANVTQYYNRVIDTVGSRNEVHDSFRLFMAPGMGHCGGGAGPSRFDMLAALERWVEEGEAPDQIVASRVRDGEVDRTRPLCPYPAQAVYTGSGNTDEAENFACRMPSGD